The Methanobrevibacter millerae genome includes the window CAGACTGCAGATTCAATTGTTTCAAAGCAGGAGTTAAAGTCATCGATGGCAGTTATCTGGAATATTTTGTAGTCTTCATCAGGAATGAATTCGTCATTGTCAAGTTTGAATAATTCTTCAATATGTTTTATTGTCTTTTCGGATTCATCTGATGCAAAAAACACCACATAATTCGGATATATTTTATTTATGGTTGAATATAATTTGCGGGCCTGAATTTTAAATCCTTCCTCATTTGTATTGAAATTATTGCCAGTTCCAACAGTCATGAATAATGCTATTTCTTTTCTTTTCATAATATCACAAACAGTATTGCTATAATAATGTATAGATTTTTTAAGATAAATACTTGAATTTTTAGAATTTTAGAATTTTTTTTGAAATTTTATAATTTCTCTTAATGATCAGTTTTTCATGATTAATTTAAATATAATTTTCTATTTAAAATAGCTATGTTATTTACTTTAAATTAAACATTTGATATAATATTTTTTTAATAAATGGACTGATGTTAAATTATAAATTTTTTTCATTATGGGGTGATAACTTATAACATATAAATTAGTATTAACTTTTTTATGTTTAAATTTGTGTATTTTTTTTAAATATTTTTTATTTTATTTTTTTTTAAATATTTTTATTTTTATTTTTTTTGTATTTTATGTATTTTGTTCATATTTTTGATTATTTATTTCAGTTTAAAAAATAAATATGTTTATATATTGTAAAAATTAATATATTATATAATATTTTCAAATTTAATATTTTATTGCTATCTTAAAAATATTTTAAATCAATTGAGGTTAGAAAATAAAAAAATAAACTGTTTTAATAATCATTAAGAAAAATTAAGTATATTTTTTTAGGGGATTGGAATGTATAGTGATTTTTATAAAAACAAAAAGGTTCTTGTAACAGGTGGCTCAGGGTCAATAGGTAAAAAAATTGTTAAGGAATTAATCAAATATGACGTTGATGTTATAAGGGTTTTGGATAATAACGAGACAGAGCTCTTTAATTTAGAAAATGATTTAAATTCTTCTAAAATAAAGGTTTTTGTTGGAGATATTAAAGATTCACAAAGATTAAAAAGTTTATTTAAAGATATTGACATTATTTTCCATGCAGCAGCATATAAACATGTTCCATTATGTGAATATAATCCCCTCGATGCTGTAAAGACCAATGTTTTGGGAACTCAAAATGTAATAGATATGGCTATTTTGTGTGATGTTAAAAAGGTTATTTTAATCAGTACTGATAAGGCAGTCCATCCTGCAAATGTTATGGGAGCTACAAAATTCCTAGCTGAAAGACTGATGATGGCAGCTAGTGCATATAGTGATGATGGAACTAAATTCTCCTGTGTCAGATTCGGCAATGTATTGAATTCAAGAGGATCAGTTATTCCAT containing:
- a CDS encoding UDP-N-acetylglucosamine 4,6-dehydratase family protein — translated: MYSDFYKNKKVLVTGGSGSIGKKIVKELIKYDVDVIRVLDNNETELFNLENDLNSSKIKVFVGDIKDSQRLKSLFKDIDIIFHAAAYKHVPLCEYNPLDAVKTNVLGTQNVIDMAILCDVKKVILISTDKAVHPANVMGATKFLAERLMMAASAYSDDGTKFSCVRFGNVLNSRGSVIPLFKKQLKQGGPITLTDEDMTRFIMNIYQASKLILQAGMLSQGGEIFILKMPAFKLSDLVDAMIEFYAPVYGYNPEEIDVKIIGKRPGEKLYEELMTSDEMLTAYDNGDLFIIRDELNKKHPDFIYNSNEIDHLTKDEILRILSEMEN